DNA from Cygnus atratus isolate AKBS03 ecotype Queensland, Australia chromosome 7, CAtr_DNAZoo_HiC_assembly, whole genome shotgun sequence:
GGATGCTCCATCTGCGTTCTCTGTTCCCGTGCTGCTACTGCTCTCCCTGTGAGGAAGCTGGGGAGGCTTTGTGCTTCTGTTCCCGTGGCCTTTCTCTTATTTGAGGCAGCTGATGCTCCCTCCAGTGTCTCCATGTGATGATGATTCTGGATCTCACTGAGAGAATGCATCTGATTGTCTACAAAATACCGCTGGTGGGTCTTAAAGAAAGTGCAAGTGACACCGTTTCTAGATGAGCAGCCTGGACTCTGTTTAACAGAAGTAGGTTTGGCAGTGTTCGGTCATGCCCAGGTGTGTGCATTGTTGCATGAATGACAGCTGGcaccattttttcccttacacGGATGTGTGCCATCTGTTCCTAAGCTGAAGAGTGAACAAGTTCGAAATGGAAGCTGAAGGCTGGGGCAGCTGAATTCACTTCAGCAGGGCttcaaactgaagcacagaaatgccaTTTGTGTATTTACAAGTTGTTCTGACAACCTGTCCCTTGCAGCTGCCAGAGTTGAGCTGCTCATGGTAACTTGAAAAACGGTTGCCTGAAAAATGACTTCAACATGGCCCTTTTGTCAGGGTGTTCCATTAAGGGCTGCTGTCCTCTCAGGCTGAACACTAGATTCAGCATGTGTCCCTCGTGTCTCAGAGCATGCTTTAAGGTGAGCTCATTTCTTGATATAAGAGCTTCCTCCCCGACCTCCAGTGCTGTCTGCCGTTCACAGTGGATGAGTAACCCTCCTGGCAGGAAATTGTGAACTTTCCGTGCAGCAGCGGGGCACCCAAGGTGATGGGAGAGCATGTGTTAAGCGAAGCAAATAATCTCAGCCCTCATCGTAACCAGGTAGGATTTTTTGAGCTCCCTCAGTCAGAGGTAGACAAGAGGTGTCCTGTGGCTTGGTTACTGTAATCCTCTGCTGGCACCTGTTGGAGGTGAACATAACTTTTATGCCCTGCTGCTGTAGGTCAGTAGGCAGGAATGCTGCTCTGAACCTGCCTGTGTTTCTgaaacactgtttaaaaaaaacgCCTTGTAATGAAGCAGATCAGTGGTATTTTCTATCTGCCCATGTATCCTGCTGACTGGGAATAACACCATGTAAACAACTGGGGAGCAACGTGAAGGGCCACAGGGCGACTGCTTTTTAATGCTAGCTCTTGCTCTAAGTTCAAGTCCCTGCACTCTCTGAAAGCCACAGTGTTTCTGTGATTGATATAAGTTAATTGTCCCCAGTGAGGATTCATTTAACAGATGTGTTTTTGAGAGAGTTATGTTGCTACATCCCTTTTGCCTGCTTGACATCTTTTACAGGGAAAAtccctgttgtgttttgttgcagAAGCATCTGTCAGGAAttgcctcttcctttttccaggTCACCTCCCTTTAGGGTGCGTGTTCTGTCTTGACTGCAGTGAGTATTGCTAGGTTTGTGAGGCAAATTCAAGCGAGAACAATGTCTCTCTGatcttgtttttctgtcctgttcttAACTGTATATTGCCTAAATTCACTCCTGCTTTCTTAACATCAGGAATAGAAGCCACCATTGATTGTTTCATGCCTAAGTCAAAAGGATATGggttaaagatttttttttaaaagcagattaaaacaTAAGGCCCTTTAAATGGTATGGTAGGAATGTTGCTTTGGAGTTGTGCTTGCTCtacaaaaatgtataaaagtAGATTGAAAAGATTTATTGACTGAAGTGATTTATTGAAAATCTAAAGGAACATACAGACatttaaagatgaattttaaaaggtgaGTCAGAAGTAAATGCTTTTCCTCTAACAGGAACAAAAGAGGTTGATGAAATCAGAAAAAGCCTGGTATAGTCAGAATATGAGTAGAGCTGCAACTCTTAGAGCTCTACTCAAGCGTGTGGGTATCTGGCAGCCTCAAATCTACAAATACATACtgtaaattagaaaaacagCCGCATACTCACCAAGTTCAGATTGCTGCAGAATTCATACAGGCATTCCTCCTCTCTCTCACGTGTACTACTTTTTGACGCTTTTACTTTTCAGTCCTCTTTCTGCCACAGAGAGCAGATCACAGGATATTCAAAAAGTACTGAGCACATCATCAACATGTTTGTTGTAAGCTGGAAGCAAGCCTGGGCCACATTATTGAATGCATAGAGGGAGTTGGGAGGCCAGTAAGAAGAACTAGGAAGGGGCATGAGAAGCTGGAATATCCTGCTGGCTCGTATCTAACTCTTCAATATTTTCACTGCAGacaaggggaagaaaggagtgAGGCTGAAAACGCAAATGGCACATTCCAGAGAtgacagaggaagagagaaatgatGGGGGGTTAAACTGGTGagatggaagagaaagcaggaggaaCTACCACAAAGAGAGGAGGCGAGATaaatttcaaaggaaactggaggcaggagagctgcagttAAGTTCAGAGGTGTGGGGGTGTGTGTGGAGTGTCTGGTTGGGTTGGAGGGGAGGCATAAGCAGTGCCTTTGTGTACCAGACTACACTCCCACTGGGATGAATGCCAAATCTGCCAAACGTGAAAAACATGCTCTGACACGGGTCTTCTATTGCTGAGAGTTAGTAGGGGTGGAAAAGCTGTTTGCACGTGCCACCATGGCCTGAGAGAAGCCCCTCCCAACCTCCTGAAGTAAGATTAACCTGAGGAAACGAAACGTGTCTGAACTGTGTGAGACAGTCTTTTTACTTATTGTTCAGATGTCAGGACTCCAAATTTTTTACAATGCTCAAGAAAGTCCTTGACCTGCAATAGATCCTAGTGCCGGCAGACAGCGATACAGCCCTGTTTCCCCTTCAAGTATTTGTACCGATGGCTTTGCAGTCTTGGCATTTGAGCAGTGGCCAAGCGAGCAGGAAGGACTGTCAgcctgaaacagcagcagatccCTCCATCTGCCTCTTTTACTAGGCTTTCCTTTCCCAGGCTCTCTCTTTGTCACTCTCTCTCCCTTCAGAGAAGCGATACTTCTTTATTAGTAAAACAAGAGCAGTTCTCCAGGCAAGCCCCAGATTTTTGGCACAGGATAAGAGGCACTTGGCCTTTCgggattttgtttctgttggaaGTGCAGTCTTCCTTGCAGCAGTTCCTCTCAGCGTTATTTGGGTTCTAACGTGCTCGTAGGTTGATTTGCTCTTCCACTCTCTACCACCAGGTAGCTCTGTTCTCTCTTCCTCAGGATGGAAGTATCACGCTGTGCCTTACTGGTAGGGAAAATGGTGTCTCCACAAGTATTTTTAGTTGCTCAGACAAACCATCAAAGTAGGAGTCTGCTTAACATTTGCAAAAAATTAACATGTTTTATACAAAACTGGAAGAATTGATGGGAAGGGGaacagaagaaagggagagcGTTGAGGCAGTGgcttttctattgttttttttgatTGTCATTCCATATACATGTGAACACTGAAAGGCCACTCTCCCTTAATATAGGAAAATTGTGGGTTCAACTATCCACCCAAGAGTTCCAGATGGATAAACTGGAGGAAAAGGGGACGTAACTGCCAGGGGCTTACTGTTCTCCTGATTGCTGGGCAACACCTGCAGCAGATGACACTAAGTTTTGTGCTTTGGGACTGAGAATTTTATTGCATATTTACTGCAAGTCATGGGATCTCCAAGGTCCAGCGTACAAGGAGTTGCCCGGAGACGACCAGTTTAGAAATGGCTTTGTACGTCTGTGTATCCAAGTGTAAGACTGCCATCAGTCTGGTGCTACCCCCACCGTAAGACACTGTCTTCAGTAGCTTTGGAAGCTTTTACATAAAGCTTTTATAATTCTGGCAGAGTCACAGACTTGATGAAGTCTTTACACCTAGGTCGGCCGGGAGGTCTGCTGTTTAACCCACTCGTTGATCAGCTTGTGAGCAATGGCCTGCTTGGGAGGAAACCAGGGTAAAAAACTACCGTCGTCTTGCTTTGAAGATGTGTGATCTCTCTTGAGCCCCTCCAAGACTTCCTCCAGGCCAAACCAACGGGCTTCTTCCAGTTCCAGGCTGTTCATACTGATCTGGAAAGAATTAGGAGAGTGCCAGTTCCTTAAATCAGCTTTAAATGTGGGCAGCAGTGCCTTGTTCTTGCACCCACAAAGATCCCAAGCTAGAATGCCTGGAGTGCTTAATCCACGCCTGAATTAAGTGTTGATGCCAACCCAGGGCAGGACGTGACTATTGGTTTCCTTAGGGAAGCCACAAATCAGTTAGCCCTATTCCATCGTGGCACTGGCCTGCAAAGGACCAATGAGCACAGTAATTAATGTAgcagaagctgctttttttttatagcaaatGTGTTATTAATACTAGACTGTGCCTCCTCTGCAaagttcagaggaaaaaaacatagggacgctgtgctctgtgcttgtATATACAGTGACCTGTGCCAAACCTTGTGTGTTGCAACAGAAGACGTGATGATTTTCAAGTCTCGTATTCACTTGTAGAAAGCTAACTGAAAACAGCACTTTTAGAGGCTCTGATGCTCTCCAAACTAAAGTCTGTGCACCAAACTAGATTTTGCTGTATAAGGTGGGTAGTGAAATGCTTCAGGGGAATCCGAGCCTGCTCACCTCAGTCTGCTTTCCCCCCACCAACGCATGACAGGCTATCATtaagcagctgctgggaaagggCCAGTGCTGGGAGGCCGAGTAGCGGAAGGACTGCACCTCCAGGCCCACCTCTTCGGCCACCTCCCGCCGCAGTGCCTCCTCCACACTTTCACCTGGAAGCAACCACAGGTAGGTGAGGACAGCCTGGCCTCAGGGCAGCAAACTGTGGCAAGAAGATGTAAATAGGCTCCTTTCTCAGGTGTTCCAGCCCTGGCTGTTCGAGCAGGAGCTCTGATTGTGCTGACCTGGGAACGCCTGCCATCAAGATGCTCGATTAAATCAACCATGCTTACCTCCCTTAACCAGAGGCATCAGACACACTTTTGGTTCTGTCTGTATGCATCTGGTGGACAGAACATTGCTGCCCCTCTTcatcatttccctttttaagcCATCTTCCCTCCTAAGAGGTctgagtttctttcttttctgagccaGAGACACAAAATAGGCTAAGAAGTATCTGGGGGCTTTAACCTGGGGAGTCTATTACCTGAATATACTACCATGGGCTACAGCAACTGATACATACCCGTAATTCTCCTGTTCTCTTCAGATGTATACAGCTATTTTGAACTCTGAGTAACAACACtgattcagtattttttccccctggtaTCACCTCTGTGCCCTTCCTCCTTTGTCAACAGGCCTTCGGTTGATGTCCCACGGTTCTGCCCCACACCCTGCACGTCTGAGGCTACCGCAGTGGATGAGAGCCCACCTTACCCAGGTCACAGAAGCCTGACAGAGCGGTGTACATCCCCTGAGGGAACGAGGGCTGTCGTGTAAGGAGGCACCGGCTGCCATCAGACACCAGGGTGATAACCACTGGAGACATCTagaaaatgcatcaaaatgcagaggaagaagttCAGACCAAACAACTAAGTGCCAGTGGTTCCTTTTCCTAGCTCCACGAGTGTCCAACTACCTGGAAAGAAATCCTGCTGCCTTGTACAGATTCCTCTCCGTACAACTGCTCAGGTGCTTACCTGTGGATAGTAAGTTATTCCACTGGCATGGCAGACTCGCTTGCTGCCAGCTATGTTTTTCTGAGTGGGCTGCCCAGTTTTGCTACAGTACTGGTGGGACTCGTGCCACCGGAGAAGGGCCTGGGCCTGTGAACACcaagagaaatacaaatttacACCTGGAGCAGTCTCCCTGAGTGACTGTCTTTTCCCCATCATGCTGTTATATGGATAAATTCTGATTACGTCTGGAAGTCTACAAAAGGTAAACAAGATGTGGgcactgctttgaaaaatggcAGGTTTTGGAATCGGTGTTTCACGTTTATTGCTTTAGCATCCAAATttcagcaggtcaagggaaggtGGGGGAAGAGTTGTTCCTTATTGGGATGTAATGGGAGTAGTTGAGTTTCACACACAGGGCTTTTCTTAGGGCTTCCAAACATAGGGCATCTGGATAGGAACTCACAGGTTGTAAGTGAGCAGTTTTaaaagagcagctctgagagAAGACCTGTAAGGCTGTTCTTGGAATTCAGTTTGCCAAGACGACTACAGAAAAACTGGGTACAAAGTGGGATtgctgtgactgctgctgctgagatcAGTACGTTTCATGCTGGGCATACAGCAGGTTGATGCTAGGTGGCTAATTTCTGCAGTCGTTTTTAAACGTCTTGTCTGTGTCTCTTCCCGTTGCAGCTTACTTTTGGGACAGCAAATTTGGGAGAATTGCTATAATTTTTAGTGCCTACTGAAAACACATAGTAGGTACCTCCACAGTACGTATTGAATCATGGAACAATATAGGAGACAAGGAAATGTTAGAAATCACTtcaaaaaggttaaaataataatagtaattctGTACTGTACCGAGGCCAGCAAAGGAGAATCCTTCACATCCACTACAAAGAGAGCCTTTCGTAAGTCAGTGAACGATCCCTGAAGTTCAGACTCAATGACTGATTTTTCCAAGGCTcctgcttaaaaaacaacaacaaatctcTGATCTCATAAACTGCAGTTCTTATCCCAATTTTACGCCCTTCATTGTTCCGGTGTACAATTTCTGGAAGTTCCCATGGAAGTGACATCACCTCAGTGGTAACACATGCCCAAATGTTAAGTGACCTGCAAACAGCCCACCTTTACTAACGCGCACACAGGGACAGCAGGGCAGCTTTGTGGCTCTCAACCACCGTgctcacagcagctcctgcagagaCTCGACTGAGTTCTCTTGAGCAGTAAATATTGACCCAGCGTGGAAAAAGGATGCTGCCTCAGCAGCACTTTCATCTCAGTGCATCAAATGTGATGCCAACGCAGGTCGAAGAGGAGTCATCCCAACCTAAATCCAGGGCAAAGTGTGGTACATGCTCGTCTGAACAGCCGATCAGCACTGATTTTTCTATCCACTGTTCAGTCTCTTTCAATTTCTCGAGGATCCTTTTCATCTCtaaacagcaagagaaaggggaagaaaaagctgtaagGAAAGCGAATTTGTGCAAACATGATGCTCTTTCTGCATCTCTCACGTGAGAGAGGTGCCAGAGAAATTGTCCCACACCAAAGGAGACTGGAAGCCTGGCTTTCTCCTTAGTTGTTTGTATCTTTTGACCGTGTTAAATTAAAGATGCAAATGTTTTAATGCTTGGGGAACAGCTTTCCATTCTGTTTCTCTCCTACAGCAGCTGATACCTTTCTCTCAAAACTTCTTCCTGCTTAGCTGGTAAAAccttgctgcttgttttcttcccagctctTTCTCTTCAGAAGTTGCAGTCCCAAATATTTAAAGTGGGTAATCTCAAACCAGATCACGCATGTATTGATACTGTGTGTATGTGAAGGGCATGAGCTCATGTCCACATGCTAAGGTTTTAACTCTAAATAGCCTTTAGTTGTTAACAAATAGCATGCTGCATATAATGGGCTCTTCCATGCACATCTTGATAGATTTTCAACCCCATGTCAGGTATTGCTTATTGCACATGAGCCTGTCTCGTTTGAGCTGCGTGATCCAGGAGACGTCTCTTTCTGGACTCCTGCTTACCTGCCGCACTGAGCTGTGGTAGCAAATATTTCTTCCCAACCTT
Protein-coding regions in this window:
- the NUDT13 gene encoding NAD(P)H pyrophosphatase NUDT13, mitochondrial isoform X3; this encodes MAAIYQAVYRRASSLFCRFHSTYVKKMRYLNELKEDDGFCRQAQTSGTFYLFHNLSPFLQKVGKKYLLPQLSAAGALEKSVIESELQGSFTDLRKALFVVDVKDSPLLASAQALLRWHESHQYCSKTGQPTQKNIAGSKRVCHASGITYYPQMSPVVITLVSDGSRCLLTRQPSFPQGMYTALSGFCDLGESVEEALRREVAEEVGLEVQSFRYSASQHWPFPSSCLMIACHALVGGKQTEISMNSLELEEARWFGLEEVLEGLKRDHTSSKQDDGSFLPWFPPKQAIAHKLINEWVKQQTSRPT
- the NUDT13 gene encoding NAD(P)H pyrophosphatase NUDT13, mitochondrial isoform X4, yielding MRPNKCSTEMKRILEKLKETEQWIEKSVLIGCSDEHVPHFALDLGALEKSVIESELQGSFTDLRKALFVVDVKDSPLLASAQALLRWHESHQYCSKTGQPTQKNIAGSKRVCHASGITYYPQMSPVVITLVSDGSRCLLTRQPSFPQGMYTALSGFCDLGESVEEALRREVAEEVGLEVQSFRYSASQHWPFPSSCLMIACHALVGGKQTEISMNSLELEEARWFGLEEVLEGLKRDHTSSKQDDGSFLPWFPPKQAIAHKLINEWVKQQTSRPT
- the NUDT13 gene encoding NAD(P)H pyrophosphatase NUDT13, mitochondrial isoform X2; the encoded protein is MRPNKCSTGNLSTILNSSSPFFSHCRYLNELKEDDGFCRQAQTSGTFYLFHNLSPFLQKVGKKYLLPQLSAAEMKRILEKLKETEQWIEKSVLIGCSDEHVPHFALDLGALEKSVIESELQGSFTDLRKALFVVDVKDSPLLASAQALLRWHESHQYCSKTGQPTQKNIAGSKRVCHASGITYYPQMSPVVITLVSDGSRCLLTRQPSFPQGMYTALSGFCDLGESVEEALRREVAEEVGLEVQSFRYSASQHWPFPSSCLMIACHALVGGKQTEISMNSLELEEARWFGLEEVLEGLKRDHTSSKQDDGSFLPWFPPKQAIAHKLINEWVKQQTSRPT
- the NUDT13 gene encoding NAD(P)H pyrophosphatase NUDT13, mitochondrial isoform X1; this encodes MAAIYQAVYRRASSLFCRFHSTYVKKMRYLNELKEDDGFCRQAQTSGTFYLFHNLSPFLQKVGKKYLLPQLSAAEMKRILEKLKETEQWIEKSVLIGCSDEHVPHFALDLGALEKSVIESELQGSFTDLRKALFVVDVKDSPLLASAQALLRWHESHQYCSKTGQPTQKNIAGSKRVCHASGITYYPQMSPVVITLVSDGSRCLLTRQPSFPQGMYTALSGFCDLGESVEEALRREVAEEVGLEVQSFRYSASQHWPFPSSCLMIACHALVGGKQTEISMNSLELEEARWFGLEEVLEGLKRDHTSSKQDDGSFLPWFPPKQAIAHKLINEWVKQQTSRPT